In one window of Thermoleophilaceae bacterium DNA:
- a CDS encoding methyltransferase domain-containing protein, whose protein sequence is MSALQTSLAERLAELRGWPEHKLPAPLLDVVVRRVRLPGGDVFLVRPRDWEALRDEEGAAGRPIPYWARLWPSGEVLARHIASHPPGPGTHVVELGCGLGLPAIAAARGGAAVLAADGHEDAIAFAAHSLALNELEATVVRADMAADADALVERGPFDLVLAADVLYTVANADAMLLLLPRLVEPNGEVWLADPDRAGGRRFLSAARSLFHVRTIEHPDAMLHVLRPR, encoded by the coding sequence GTGTCCGCCCTCCAGACCTCGCTCGCGGAGCGGCTCGCCGAGCTGCGTGGCTGGCCCGAGCACAAGCTGCCGGCGCCCCTGCTCGATGTGGTCGTCCGGCGGGTGCGGCTGCCGGGTGGCGATGTGTTCCTTGTTCGGCCGCGCGACTGGGAGGCTCTGCGGGACGAGGAGGGCGCTGCGGGGCGGCCGATTCCTTACTGGGCGCGCCTGTGGCCGAGCGGGGAGGTGCTCGCGCGGCACATTGCGAGCCACCCGCCCGGGCCGGGCACGCACGTGGTGGAACTGGGCTGCGGCCTGGGCCTCCCCGCGATCGCGGCCGCGCGGGGTGGCGCCGCCGTGCTGGCGGCGGATGGGCACGAGGACGCGATCGCGTTCGCCGCGCATTCGCTCGCGCTCAACGAGCTGGAAGCCACGGTCGTGCGAGCCGACATGGCCGCCGACGCCGACGCCCTCGTGGAGCGCGGTCCCTTCGACCTCGTGCTGGCGGCCGACGTGCTCTACACCGTGGCGAACGCCGACGCCATGCTCCTGCTGCTCCCGCGCCTCGTCGAGCCCAACGGCGAGGTGTGGCTCGCGGACCCGGACCGGGCCGGCGGCCGCCGCTTCCTATCGGCGGCGCGCTCGCTCTTCCACGTGCGGACGATCGAGCATCCGGACGCGATGCTGCACGTGCTGCGCCCGCGTTAA
- a CDS encoding methyltransferase domain-containing protein, which yields MSAFAGTRLEDDYVLARDVTEYERLRAQARAWEAPTNRLFDQVALGPGARCLDAGCGPGHTMRMMAERVGPSGQVTGIDVDADVGDEALALLLAAGYGHCAFEQVDLLSGDAISAEPFDLVYARLVLFHLPDPVAAVRRLWDAVAPGGHLVLHDYDVRAVDVLPDLESVQEFKRVIMAAFTEGGCDPHIGRRLPLLLQEAGIGTADGTDVAGRLETMRSGAWLFAEVYRSILPLAVRLGLTTRAGFDEWSREYARDTVEHPDYALMWPLLIGAWKRKPAG from the coding sequence ATGAGCGCTTTCGCCGGTACCCGCCTCGAGGACGACTACGTGCTGGCGCGGGACGTGACCGAGTACGAGCGCCTGCGAGCGCAGGCGCGCGCGTGGGAGGCTCCCACCAACCGCCTTTTCGACCAGGTGGCCCTCGGCCCGGGCGCGCGCTGCCTCGATGCCGGCTGCGGGCCCGGCCACACGATGCGCATGATGGCCGAGCGCGTGGGCCCGTCCGGTCAAGTGACGGGCATCGACGTGGACGCAGACGTTGGCGACGAGGCGCTCGCGCTTCTGCTCGCCGCGGGCTACGGCCACTGCGCGTTCGAGCAGGTGGACCTCCTGTCGGGCGACGCGATCTCCGCCGAGCCCTTCGACCTCGTGTACGCGCGGCTTGTGCTCTTTCACCTTCCCGATCCCGTGGCTGCCGTGCGGCGCCTCTGGGACGCGGTCGCGCCCGGCGGCCATCTCGTGCTGCACGACTACGACGTGCGAGCCGTCGACGTGCTGCCCGATCTCGAGTCGGTGCAGGAGTTCAAGCGCGTGATCATGGCCGCGTTCACCGAGGGCGGATGCGACCCCCACATCGGGCGCCGGCTGCCACTGCTCCTCCAGGAGGCGGGAATCGGGACGGCCGACGGCACGGATGTCGCCGGCCGTCTCGAGACAATGCGGAGCGGCGCCTGGCTCTTCGCCGAGGTCTACCGGAGCATCCTCCCGCTCGCCGTGAGGCTCGGCCTCACCACCCGCGCCGGCTTCGACGAGTGGTCCCGTGAATACGCGCGCGACACGGTCGAGCATCCCGATTACGCGCTCATGTGGCCGCTCCTGATCGGCGCATGGAAGCGCAAGCCCGCCGGCTGA
- the def gene encoding peptide deformylase → MSDELEQHTGEVEPEVEERDPQVEARRAAAMSFIRRLGDPVLKSRATPVDQFDDALRAQVSRMGGLMNDALGVGLAAPQVGLSQRLLVYRVGQDAPLIALINPEVEWSSDEEEIFEEGCLSIPGITVDVERPIHVRVRAQDETGAERRIEASGLEARVIQHEMDHLDGVLILDRTTKEQRKEAMRALREAEEQREAA, encoded by the coding sequence ATGTCAGACGAGCTCGAGCAGCACACCGGGGAAGTCGAGCCGGAGGTCGAGGAGCGGGACCCGCAGGTCGAGGCGCGCCGCGCCGCGGCCATGTCGTTCATCCGCCGCCTCGGCGATCCGGTGCTGAAGAGCCGCGCCACGCCGGTGGACCAGTTCGACGACGCATTGCGCGCGCAGGTGTCGCGGATGGGCGGCCTGATGAACGACGCTCTCGGCGTCGGGCTCGCGGCTCCGCAGGTGGGCCTGTCGCAGCGGTTGCTCGTATACCGCGTGGGCCAGGACGCCCCGCTGATCGCGCTCATCAATCCCGAGGTCGAATGGTCGAGCGACGAGGAAGAGATCTTCGAGGAGGGCTGCCTGTCGATCCCCGGCATCACGGTGGACGTGGAGCGGCCGATCCACGTGCGTGTGCGGGCGCAGGACGAGACGGGCGCCGAGCGGCGGATCGAGGCGTCCGGCCTCGAGGCACGCGTGATCCAGCACGAGATGGATCACCTCGACGGCGTGCTGATCCTCGACCGCACGACGAAGGAGCAGCGCAAGGAAGCGATGCGCGCGCTCCGCGAGGCGGAAGAGCAGCGCGAAGCCGCCTAA
- a CDS encoding class I SAM-dependent methyltransferase, with translation MTQAPPESVPTGNTFDKYGSTNPVVRRLMTGFHGTLDELWEKAAPDSILDVGCGEGVLTYEWAERLGDKRIVGIDLDDPKLRAEWQKRQRPNLEYRAEEATSLSFADNEFDMATAIEVLEHVPDPDATLAEMARVARRWLLVSVPREPLWRMLNMARGAYWRSLGNTPGHVNHWSRVGFVSLLTRHGKVEEIRSPFPWSMLLVRVD, from the coding sequence CACCAACCCGGTCGTCAGGCGGCTGATGACGGGCTTCCACGGCACGCTCGACGAGCTGTGGGAGAAGGCGGCGCCCGACTCGATTCTCGACGTCGGCTGCGGCGAGGGCGTGCTCACCTACGAGTGGGCGGAGCGCCTGGGCGACAAGCGCATCGTCGGGATCGACCTCGACGATCCCAAGCTGCGCGCCGAGTGGCAGAAGCGCCAGCGGCCGAACCTCGAGTACCGGGCTGAGGAGGCCACCTCGCTGTCCTTCGCGGACAACGAGTTCGACATGGCCACGGCGATCGAGGTGCTCGAGCACGTGCCGGACCCCGACGCGACGCTCGCGGAGATGGCGCGGGTGGCGCGGCGCTGGCTGCTCGTGTCGGTGCCTCGCGAGCCGCTCTGGCGGATGCTCAACATGGCGCGCGGGGCGTACTGGCGGTCGCTCGGCAACACGCCGGGGCACGTGAACCACTGGTCGCGAGTCGGCTTCGTCTCGCTGCTCACCCGGCACGGCAAGGTCGAGGAGATCCGCTCTCCATTCCCCTGGTCGATGCTGCTTGTCCGCGTCGACTAG
- the rsmB gene encoding 16S rRNA (cytosine(967)-C(5))-methyltransferase RsmB: MVRLARLHGNSHSRARLSTARRCAYRVLRRVTGEDAFADRAFTAEAERYELAPRDRAFAQQLVYGTVQRQATLDYVLTALSARPVGSIDPPLRDTLRLGLFQLLYLGGVPDHAAVEQTVELAKLERGGGHRFANAVMRRATREAEGLVNQLTAESPAEAAVLHSHPEWLVRMWWEALGSDQAVALLERDNEAPESAVRANELVITRDELREVLLELDVRSRAVEDLPEGLVLDTPFDAHGSLLFEAGALTPQSRASMLVARVLDPQPGETVLDLCAAPGAKTTHIAALMRGRGRLVAVERNAGRCDSLQANCRRMGAHWVDVRCEDAAQFVGEFEDGYDRVLLDPPCSDLGTLQARPDARWRKQPDQIKELSRIQEGLIDAAAEHVRPGGTLVYSTCTISPSENEEQVHKFLARHPEFEADDLAAEHPEFRHPRIPRFLQLLPHVHGTDGFFIARLRRVAETPA; encoded by the coding sequence ATGGTGCGGCTCGCGCGTCTCCACGGCAACTCGCACAGCCGCGCGCGGCTGTCCACCGCACGGCGCTGCGCATACCGCGTGCTGCGACGGGTCACCGGCGAGGACGCGTTCGCCGACCGCGCCTTCACCGCGGAGGCTGAGCGCTACGAGCTCGCCCCGCGCGACCGCGCCTTTGCGCAACAGCTCGTTTACGGCACCGTCCAGCGCCAGGCCACGCTCGACTACGTGCTCACGGCGCTCTCGGCGCGCCCGGTCGGGTCGATCGATCCGCCGCTTCGCGACACGCTGCGGCTCGGCCTCTTCCAGCTGCTCTATCTCGGCGGCGTGCCGGATCACGCGGCCGTGGAGCAGACGGTGGAGCTCGCCAAGCTCGAGCGCGGAGGCGGGCACCGGTTCGCCAACGCGGTGATGCGGCGCGCCACGCGCGAGGCGGAGGGGCTGGTGAACCAGCTCACCGCCGAGTCGCCAGCCGAGGCTGCGGTGCTGCACTCGCACCCGGAGTGGCTTGTGCGGATGTGGTGGGAGGCCCTCGGCTCGGATCAGGCCGTGGCGCTGCTCGAGCGCGACAACGAGGCGCCGGAGAGCGCGGTGCGCGCGAACGAGCTCGTGATCACCCGCGACGAGCTGCGCGAGGTGCTGCTCGAGCTCGACGTGCGGTCACGGGCCGTTGAGGACCTGCCCGAAGGGCTGGTGCTGGACACCCCGTTCGACGCCCATGGCTCCCTGCTGTTCGAGGCAGGGGCGCTCACGCCACAGTCGCGTGCGTCGATGCTGGTGGCCCGCGTGCTCGACCCGCAGCCCGGCGAGACGGTGCTCGACCTCTGCGCCGCGCCCGGCGCGAAGACCACGCACATCGCGGCGCTCATGCGCGGCCGCGGCCGTCTCGTGGCGGTGGAGCGCAACGCCGGCCGCTGTGACTCCCTGCAGGCGAACTGCCGCCGCATGGGCGCCCACTGGGTGGACGTTCGCTGCGAGGACGCGGCCCAGTTCGTCGGCGAGTTCGAGGACGGCTATGACCGCGTGCTGCTCGACCCGCCATGCTCCGACCTCGGCACGCTCCAGGCGCGTCCGGATGCCCGCTGGCGCAAGCAGCCGGACCAGATCAAGGAGCTCAGCCGTATACAGGAGGGGTTGATCGACGCCGCCGCGGAGCACGTCCGTCCGGGCGGCACGCTTGTCTACTCCACCTGCACGATTTCCCCGAGCGAGAACGAGGAACAGGTGCACAAATTCCTCGCACGGCATCCGGAGTTCGAAGCTGACGATCTGGCCGCGGAGCATCCGGAGTTCCGCCATCCACGCATTCCGCGCTTTCTCCAGCTCCTCCCGCACGTCCACGGGACGGACGGCTTCTTCATTGCACGGCTGCGCCGAGTCGCGGAGACGCCCGCTTGA
- the fmt gene encoding methionyl-tRNA formyltransferase produces the protein MRTVYLGTSDFAVTVLGHLARSQHRPALVITRPDRPRGRGRKLAAPPVADAAKVLGLELYQPESVNSEEALERVGLAKPDSVCICAFGALIKDPLLSSYPMLNVHPSLLPRWRGAAPIERAIEAGDSETGVTIMRPVAEMDAGPICLQRALPLRPDDDYASLSRRLAELAGELLVEALDTQPECAEQPAEGITIAPKVEAADRRLDPDLSAEELERRVRALTPHIGVYVELADGERLGVRRARPAQNGVAPPGELAARDGQLLYGCAGGALELLEVQPAGGRAMEAAAYLRGHGAKLGGGV, from the coding sequence GTGCGCACGGTCTACCTCGGCACGTCTGACTTCGCCGTGACCGTGCTCGGGCACCTCGCCCGCTCGCAGCACCGGCCCGCTCTCGTGATCACGCGGCCAGACCGGCCGCGCGGGCGTGGCCGCAAGCTCGCGGCGCCTCCCGTTGCGGACGCCGCGAAGGTGCTGGGGCTCGAGCTCTACCAGCCGGAGAGCGTGAACTCGGAGGAGGCGCTCGAGAGGGTCGGGCTTGCCAAGCCGGATAGCGTCTGTATCTGTGCCTTCGGTGCGCTGATCAAGGATCCGCTCCTGAGTTCCTATCCGATGCTGAACGTTCATCCCTCACTGCTTCCGCGCTGGCGCGGCGCCGCGCCGATCGAGCGCGCGATCGAGGCCGGCGATTCCGAGACCGGCGTGACGATCATGCGCCCGGTGGCGGAGATGGACGCGGGGCCGATCTGCCTTCAGCGTGCGCTGCCGCTGCGGCCCGACGACGACTACGCGTCGCTGTCGCGGCGTCTCGCGGAGCTCGCGGGCGAGCTGCTCGTGGAGGCGCTCGACACGCAGCCTGAATGCGCGGAGCAGCCTGCGGAGGGGATCACGATCGCGCCAAAGGTCGAGGCAGCGGATCGGCGGCTCGACCCTGATCTCTCGGCCGAGGAGCTCGAGCGCCGCGTGCGGGCACTCACTCCGCACATCGGCGTCTACGTAGAGCTTGCCGACGGCGAGCGCCTGGGCGTGCGCCGCGCCCGGCCGGCGCAGAACGGCGTGGCGCCGCCGGGCGAGCTGGCAGCGCGCGACGGACAGCTGCTCTACGGCTGCGCCGGAGGCGCGCTCGAGCTGCTCGAGGTGCAGCCCGCCGGTGGCCGCGCCATGGAAGCCGCCGCATATCTGCGCGGCCACGGGGCGAAGCTGGGAGGCGGCGTCTGA
- the priA gene encoding primosomal protein N', translating into MIAKVEPLTPARALRGPFDYRVPGRLEGVDVGSMLVVPFGRRRMLGVVVGMAERSDVPPERLVEPLTALDPEVPAELVRLGLWVAEEYCSTPARGLGLVLPPGTGRGASPRVRARLALSAELTVAGREALLAGGAALGERQRAALDALRSGALAAAELSRATGCSHASLRSLAERGLITLARVEVARRPQAAPRVGGRLAGEPELSGAQERALAEIVARMDAGAGGRLLLHGVTGSGKTEVYLRAVAAALERGRSAIVLVPEIALTPQTAGRFEDRFGDQVAVLHSKLGAGERYDEWTRLRRGDARVCVGPRSAVFAPVPEVGLIVIDEEHDASYKQEQDPRYDARHVAERRAELAGAVLLAGSATPRPESRLRLERIELPERVDGRGLPPVEIVGMAGVNGPLHQRTRDALDEVRERGEKAIVLLNRRGWSNFLSCRVCGRVWQCPNCDVTLVLHRAAGSVACHHCGHEESAPSQCPDCGSVSVARHGAGTERLEQELETIVAPLPVFRLDSDAAAGRGAIASVLERFDRADAGVLVGTQMVAKGHDFPDVTLGVVLDADSTLRFPDFRAEERTFALVAQLAGRSGRGARGGRVIVQALDPRARALRHAAAHDSEGFLEGELERRRLLRYPPFGHLIRVVCSCIEQGPEAEAAEAIRAAIALEDGAVLGPAPLFRLKGRERSQLVVKGADRAAAVAAVRHAVEGVAGEYGRRGVNFSVDVDPQ; encoded by the coding sequence ATGATCGCCAAGGTCGAGCCCCTCACTCCCGCGCGCGCCCTGCGCGGGCCCTTCGATTACCGGGTGCCCGGCCGCCTCGAGGGAGTGGACGTGGGGAGCATGCTGGTGGTGCCGTTCGGCCGCCGGCGGATGCTCGGCGTGGTGGTGGGGATGGCCGAGCGGAGCGACGTGCCGCCCGAGCGCCTGGTCGAGCCGCTCACGGCGCTCGATCCTGAGGTGCCGGCCGAGCTGGTGAGGCTCGGGCTGTGGGTTGCGGAGGAGTACTGCTCCACCCCGGCGCGCGGTCTCGGGCTGGTGCTCCCGCCCGGCACGGGCCGTGGCGCGAGTCCACGAGTTCGCGCACGGCTCGCGCTGAGCGCCGAGCTCACTGTGGCCGGTCGGGAGGCGCTGCTCGCGGGCGGGGCCGCGCTGGGTGAACGTCAGCGCGCGGCGCTCGACGCCCTTCGGTCCGGCGCGCTCGCCGCCGCCGAGCTCAGCCGGGCCACCGGCTGCTCGCACGCCAGCCTTCGCTCGCTTGCGGAGCGCGGGCTCATCACGCTCGCGCGCGTGGAGGTGGCCCGCAGGCCGCAGGCGGCGCCGCGGGTGGGCGGGCGGCTTGCGGGTGAGCCCGAGCTGTCCGGGGCACAGGAGCGGGCGCTCGCCGAGATCGTCGCGCGAATGGACGCCGGTGCCGGTGGCCGGCTACTGCTCCATGGCGTGACCGGCAGCGGCAAGACCGAGGTGTATCTGCGGGCCGTGGCAGCCGCGCTTGAGCGTGGCCGCTCGGCGATCGTGCTCGTGCCGGAGATCGCGCTCACGCCGCAGACTGCCGGACGCTTCGAGGACCGCTTCGGCGACCAGGTGGCGGTGCTCCACTCCAAGCTCGGTGCGGGCGAGCGCTATGACGAGTGGACGCGGCTGCGGCGCGGCGACGCACGCGTTTGCGTGGGCCCGCGGTCGGCAGTGTTCGCCCCGGTGCCAGAGGTCGGCCTCATCGTGATCGACGAGGAGCACGATGCCTCGTACAAGCAGGAGCAGGATCCGCGCTACGACGCTCGCCACGTGGCCGAGCGGCGCGCGGAACTCGCCGGTGCCGTGCTTCTGGCGGGGAGCGCCACGCCGCGGCCGGAGAGCCGCCTGCGGCTCGAGCGGATCGAGCTGCCCGAGCGCGTGGACGGCCGCGGCCTTCCACCGGTGGAGATCGTGGGAATGGCGGGCGTGAACGGCCCGCTGCACCAGCGCACGCGCGACGCTCTCGACGAGGTCCGCGAGCGTGGCGAGAAGGCGATCGTGCTGCTCAACAGGCGCGGCTGGTCGAACTTCCTGTCCTGCCGCGTGTGCGGACGGGTGTGGCAGTGCCCGAACTGCGACGTCACGCTGGTGCTGCATCGCGCCGCGGGCTCGGTTGCCTGCCACCACTGCGGCCACGAGGAGAGCGCGCCGTCGCAATGCCCCGACTGCGGGTCCGTGTCCGTTGCCCGTCACGGCGCCGGCACCGAGCGACTCGAGCAGGAGCTCGAGACCATCGTGGCGCCGCTGCCCGTCTTCCGCCTCGACTCGGATGCGGCGGCCGGGCGGGGAGCGATTGCCTCGGTGCTCGAACGCTTCGACCGGGCGGACGCCGGCGTGCTGGTGGGCACGCAGATGGTCGCCAAGGGGCACGACTTCCCCGACGTCACGCTCGGCGTCGTGCTCGACGCGGACTCCACGCTGCGCTTCCCCGACTTCCGTGCCGAGGAGCGCACGTTCGCGCTCGTGGCGCAGCTGGCCGGGCGCAGCGGACGGGGCGCGCGCGGCGGCCGCGTGATCGTGCAGGCGCTCGACCCGCGGGCGCGCGCCCTGCGTCACGCCGCGGCGCACGACTCCGAGGGCTTCCTAGAAGGCGAGCTGGAGCGGCGCAGGCTGCTGCGGTACCCGCCGTTCGGCCATCTGATCCGGGTGGTGTGCTCGTGCATCGAGCAGGGGCCGGAGGCGGAGGCCGCAGAGGCCATACGCGCGGCGATCGCGCTCGAGGACGGTGCCGTGCTCGGCCCGGCACCGCTGTTCCGGCTGAAGGGCCGCGAGCGCTCGCAGCTGGTGGTGAAGGGCGCTGATAGGGCGGCCGCCGTGGCCGCCGTCAGGCACGCGGTGGAGGGGGTGGCGGGGGAGTATGGACGGCGCGGAGTGAACTTCTCCGTGGACGTCGACCCACAGTAA
- a CDS encoding zinc-ribbon domain-containing protein, whose protein sequence is MSEEPLFELGATCPACKEPWLRGTNLPGRYRCVNCLRRFELLSGCPNCGAHSTIARMSSTHDVKCHNCGADMLQPI, encoded by the coding sequence TTGAGCGAAGAGCCACTGTTCGAGCTGGGCGCGACCTGCCCAGCATGTAAGGAGCCGTGGCTGCGCGGCACCAACCTGCCGGGCCGCTACCGCTGCGTGAACTGCCTCCGCCGCTTCGAGCTCCTGTCCGGCTGCCCGAACTGCGGGGCACACTCGACGATCGCGCGGATGTCGTCGACGCATGACGTGAAGTGCCATAACTGCGGCGCTGACATGCTTCAACCGATATAG